A window of Corallococcus macrosporus DSM 14697 contains these coding sequences:
- a CDS encoding oxygenase MpaB family protein, protein MKRFALRDLTDRLDAQTQHEDIVRILATREFPWDVEQALSFALFRTYAVPSIGVLLHDTGEFTQRTQKRYDDTVLILDTLLEHGMSSQQGREAFRRMNQMHGAYDISNDDMRYVLSTFVVMPVRWIADFGWRPLTPHEVTAWTNYYRDIGRHMGIRDIPETHEAFASLMDGYEAAHFAFDARSKAVADATLELLTTFPPTNLAPRRLVTLFARTLMEDALLDAFHYPHPSRLSRKVFRLALKARGRFVRYALSPKEAPTYARERKNIRSYPKGYAVESLGTFPRTCPVKHGAATEDAPGRAPPKDGP, encoded by the coding sequence ATGAAGCGTTTCGCGCTACGCGACCTCACGGACCGCCTCGACGCCCAGACACAGCACGAGGACATCGTTCGCATCCTGGCCACCCGCGAGTTCCCCTGGGACGTCGAACAGGCGCTCAGCTTCGCGCTGTTCCGCACCTACGCGGTGCCCAGCATCGGCGTGCTCCTGCACGACACCGGCGAGTTCACCCAGCGCACCCAGAAGCGCTACGACGACACCGTGCTCATCCTGGACACCCTCCTGGAGCACGGCATGTCCAGCCAGCAGGGCCGCGAGGCCTTCCGGCGCATGAACCAGATGCACGGCGCCTACGACATCTCCAACGACGACATGCGCTACGTGCTCTCCACCTTCGTGGTGATGCCGGTGCGCTGGATTGCCGACTTCGGCTGGCGGCCACTCACGCCCCATGAAGTGACGGCGTGGACGAACTACTACCGCGACATCGGCCGCCACATGGGCATCCGGGACATCCCGGAGACCCATGAGGCGTTCGCCTCCCTCATGGATGGCTACGAAGCCGCGCACTTCGCCTTCGACGCGCGCAGCAAGGCCGTCGCGGACGCCACGCTGGAGCTGCTCACCACCTTCCCGCCGACGAACCTCGCGCCCAGGCGGCTCGTCACCCTCTTCGCGCGCACGCTGATGGAGGACGCCCTGCTGGACGCCTTCCACTACCCCCACCCGTCGCGCCTCAGCCGCAAGGTGTTCCGCCTGGCGCTCAAGGCCCGGGGCCGGTTCGTGCGCTACGCCCTGTCTCCGAAGGAGGCGCCCACCTACGCCCGGGAGCGAAAGAACATCCGCAGCTACCCGAAGGGCTACGCCGTCGAATCCCTGGGCACCTTCCCCAGGACGTGCCCCGTGAAGCACGGCGCCGCCACGGAGGACGCGCCTGGGCGCGCGCCGCCCAAGGACGGCCCCTGA